Proteins found in one Nocardia brasiliensis ATCC 700358 genomic segment:
- a CDS encoding TetR/AcrR family transcriptional regulator codes for MSAEQHQVGSVWTRPRKGREQPALTREHIVTAAVALLDAEGMEALTMRQLGARLNAGATSLYRHVANRDELIELVVDEVYGEIRLPTAGASAAWRAAAAQCADELRAMILRHPWIASTLGQVGLYYLGPNVMRMNARMAEVFAAGGFATEEVSDAIGTLLGYIIGVGITEAAWLSLLARSNQTEPELLASLRPAVERAAGEFPQLRATTPDAEWNTDPAQTRDKRFAYGLDRVLDGLDARRNS; via the coding sequence ATGTCCGCCGAGCAGCATCAGGTCGGATCGGTGTGGACGCGGCCGCGCAAAGGCCGTGAGCAACCCGCTCTGACCAGGGAGCACATCGTGACCGCGGCGGTCGCGCTGCTCGATGCCGAGGGCATGGAGGCGCTCACCATGCGCCAGCTCGGCGCGCGTCTGAACGCGGGGGCGACCTCGCTCTACCGGCATGTCGCGAATCGGGACGAGCTGATCGAGCTGGTGGTCGACGAGGTCTACGGTGAGATCCGGCTGCCCACCGCCGGCGCTTCCGCGGCTTGGCGCGCGGCGGCGGCCCAGTGTGCCGACGAATTACGCGCGATGATCCTGCGGCATCCGTGGATCGCCTCGACCCTGGGGCAGGTCGGCCTCTATTACCTGGGCCCGAACGTGATGCGGATGAACGCGCGGATGGCCGAGGTGTTCGCCGCGGGCGGCTTCGCGACCGAGGAGGTCTCCGACGCGATCGGCACCCTGCTCGGCTACATCATCGGCGTCGGCATCACCGAGGCTGCGTGGCTCTCGCTGCTGGCCCGCAGCAACCAGACCGAGCCGGAACTGCTGGCGAGCCTGCGACCCGCCGTCGAACGCGCGGCGGGCGAGTTCCCGCAGCTGCGGGCGACGACCCCCGACGCGGAATGGAACACCGATCCCGCGCAGACCCGGGACAAACGGTTCGCCTACGGGCTCGACCGGGTGCTCGACGGGCTGGACGCCCGGCGCAACAGCTAG
- a CDS encoding FitA-like ribbon-helix-helix domain-containing protein — protein sequence MEVVAVATLTVRGLDDELHARLRVRAAHNGRSMEAEVREILREKLTTPVAPAGLGSRIHARAAAVEGFELELPERNQYPRVVEFDE from the coding sequence ATGGAGGTAGTTGCTGTGGCCACGTTGACGGTGCGCGGACTGGACGACGAACTACACGCGCGGTTACGCGTCCGCGCGGCACACAACGGCAGATCGATGGAGGCCGAGGTGCGCGAGATCCTGCGCGAGAAGCTCACCACCCCGGTCGCGCCCGCCGGTCTCGGCAGCCGGATTCATGCCCGAGCCGCCGCGGTCGAGGGATTCGAACTCGAGCTGCCCGAACGGAACCAGTACCCGCGCGTGGTGGAGTTCGACGAATGA
- a CDS encoding oxidoreductase codes for MEFWAMVAHESDSGIVLTKQEVGEEFLGPGDVTIKVHYSSANFKDGLAITPGGGVVRKYPIIPGIDLTGEVVSSADDSFTPGDLVVAHGYEIGVSQHGGFAEYARVPAEWVVKLDGLSPRDAAALGTAGFTAALSVQALLDRGLTVEDGPVLVTGATGGVGSVAIDILSGLGYEIVASTGKTDAGDLLSELGANEVIGRLPEDPDAKPRPLGKARWAAAVDSVGGKSLAHVLSTVSYGGAVAASGLTGGAELPTTVLPFILRGVALLGVDSVNLPIEKRRALWTRLGNEFRPQHLSALTQVAPITEAAKVLHSIQSGSHTGRTVFGVLGEF; via the coding sequence ATGGAGTTCTGGGCGATGGTGGCGCATGAATCGGATAGCGGGATCGTTCTCACCAAGCAGGAGGTGGGGGAGGAATTCCTCGGGCCTGGCGATGTGACGATCAAGGTGCACTACTCCAGTGCGAACTTCAAAGACGGGCTGGCCATCACGCCCGGCGGCGGGGTGGTCCGCAAGTACCCGATCATTCCGGGCATCGATCTCACCGGCGAGGTGGTCTCCTCCGCGGACGACTCCTTCACCCCCGGCGACCTGGTGGTGGCGCACGGCTACGAGATCGGCGTCTCGCAGCACGGCGGGTTCGCCGAATACGCGCGGGTGCCCGCGGAGTGGGTGGTGAAGCTCGACGGCCTGAGCCCGCGCGACGCGGCCGCGCTCGGCACCGCCGGTTTCACCGCGGCGCTCAGCGTGCAGGCGCTGCTCGACCGCGGGCTCACCGTGGAAGACGGCCCGGTGCTGGTGACCGGCGCGACCGGCGGGGTCGGCAGCGTCGCCATCGATATCTTGTCCGGCCTCGGCTACGAGATCGTCGCGTCCACCGGCAAGACCGACGCCGGTGATCTGCTCAGTGAGCTCGGTGCCAACGAGGTGATCGGCCGGCTGCCCGAGGACCCCGACGCCAAGCCGCGTCCGCTGGGGAAGGCGCGCTGGGCGGCCGCGGTGGACAGCGTCGGCGGCAAGTCGCTCGCACACGTCCTGAGCACCGTCAGCTACGGCGGCGCCGTCGCGGCCAGCGGCTTGACCGGCGGCGCCGAACTGCCGACCACGGTGTTGCCGTTCATCCTGCGCGGCGTCGCCCTGCTCGGCGTCGACTCTGTCAACCTGCCGATCGAGAAGCGCCGTGCCCTGTGGACCCGGCTCGGCAACGAGTTCCGCCCGCAACACCTTTCGGCCTTGACCCAGGTCGCCCCCATCACCGAAGCAGCCAAGGTCCTGCACAGCATCCAGAGCGGATCGCACACGGGCCGCACAGTATTCGGCGTCCTCGGCGAATTCTGA
- a CDS encoding TetR/AcrR family transcriptional regulator, whose translation MKIRDRLLLAAERQFAERGALEATLAQIREAAGASVGALYHHFPDKADLYRQVWAHALADYQRHFWAVVGESADAHEGVTAGVREHLRWVAENQYRAQVLLSARPPGVRESESNREFLRNVARWWRTHAGYGAVRELPLDLVYALWLGATQEYSRQWLSGAVPAGPLDVADELADAAWLSLAATPSDSARPGPGAHTKGSS comes from the coding sequence GTGAAGATTCGAGATCGGTTGCTGCTGGCAGCCGAGCGGCAGTTCGCGGAACGGGGCGCGCTGGAGGCGACCCTGGCGCAGATCCGCGAGGCCGCGGGCGCGAGCGTCGGCGCGCTCTATCACCATTTCCCGGACAAGGCCGACCTCTACCGGCAGGTGTGGGCGCACGCGCTGGCCGACTACCAGCGGCATTTCTGGGCGGTGGTGGGCGAGAGCGCCGACGCGCACGAGGGCGTCACGGCCGGTGTCCGCGAGCACCTGCGCTGGGTGGCCGAAAATCAGTACCGGGCACAGGTTCTCCTGTCCGCCCGGCCGCCGGGCGTGCGCGAGAGCGAGAGCAATCGCGAGTTCCTGCGCAATGTCGCGCGCTGGTGGCGCACGCACGCGGGCTACGGCGCGGTCCGCGAGCTGCCGCTGGATCTGGTCTACGCGCTGTGGCTCGGTGCGACGCAAGAGTATTCGCGGCAGTGGCTCAGCGGCGCCGTGCCGGCCGGCCCCCTCGACGTCGCCGATGAACTCGCCGATGCGGCCTGGCTGAGCCTGGCCGCGACACCCTCCGATTCCGCGCGGCCGGGCCCCGGCGCGCACACGAAAGGCAGCTCATGA
- a CDS encoding DNA polymerase IV encodes MARWLLHVDLDQFQAAVEFRRHPELRGLPVIVGGNGDPTEPRKVVTCASYPARAFGVRAGMALRSAQRKCPEGVFLPLDMATYEEASDEVMSLLRTFPGRVEVWGWDEAFLAADTAEPEQLAAEIRSAIEELELTCAVGIGDNKLTAKLATGFAKSTGKTAAAPDAGAGAAAGVFRLTAANWTEVMAHRPTNALWGIGARIATRLADLGIETVADLMAADRQRLAAEFGPTTGPYLWVLGHGKGDTDVTTEPRVPVGRSKSETFPRDLTEPGEIRAQVARLATEVAEEMAEAGRIGIRVSVTVRTNTFYTRSKQEKLQVPTIDPAEISETALRIIDRFDLTRPVRLLGVRLELVPE; translated from the coding sequence ATGGCCAGATGGCTGTTGCACGTCGATCTCGATCAGTTCCAGGCGGCGGTGGAGTTCCGCCGCCATCCGGAACTGCGCGGCCTGCCGGTCATCGTCGGCGGCAACGGGGATCCGACCGAGCCGCGCAAGGTGGTCACCTGTGCGTCCTATCCGGCCCGGGCGTTCGGCGTCCGGGCGGGCATGGCGTTGCGCAGCGCGCAGCGCAAATGTCCGGAAGGGGTGTTCCTACCGCTGGACATGGCGACTTACGAGGAGGCCTCGGACGAGGTCATGTCGCTGCTGCGCACCTTTCCCGGCCGGGTCGAGGTGTGGGGCTGGGACGAGGCTTTCCTCGCCGCCGACACCGCCGAGCCGGAGCAGCTCGCCGCCGAAATCCGCAGCGCCATCGAGGAATTGGAGCTGACCTGTGCGGTCGGCATCGGTGACAACAAACTCACCGCCAAGCTCGCCACCGGTTTCGCCAAATCCACGGGCAAGACCGCCGCCGCGCCGGACGCGGGCGCGGGCGCGGCCGCCGGGGTCTTCCGGCTCACCGCCGCGAACTGGACCGAGGTGATGGCGCACCGTCCCACCAACGCGCTGTGGGGTATCGGCGCGCGGATCGCCACCCGCCTCGCCGATCTCGGCATCGAAACCGTCGCCGACCTCATGGCCGCCGACCGGCAGCGCCTGGCCGCCGAGTTCGGCCCCACCACCGGCCCGTACCTGTGGGTGCTCGGCCACGGCAAGGGCGACACCGACGTCACCACCGAACCACGAGTTCCGGTGGGTCGCAGCAAATCCGAGACGTTCCCGCGCGACCTCACCGAGCCGGGCGAGATCCGCGCCCAGGTCGCCCGGCTGGCCACCGAGGTCGCCGAGGAGATGGCCGAGGCCGGGCGGATCGGCATCCGGGTCTCGGTCACCGTCCGGACCAACACCTTCTACACCCGCAGCAAGCAGGAAAAACTGCAGGTGCCAACCATTGATCCCGCCGAGATCAGTGAGACGGCGCTGCGCATCATCGATCGTTTCGACCTCACCCGCCCGGTGCGGCTGCTCGGCGTGCGGCTGGAACTCGTCCCGGAGTAG
- a CDS encoding ABC transporter ATP-binding protein, with amino-acid sequence MSIESVAWSQMYRRANAPEEQRPFRLATARRILRFAAPHRRRIGAFLLFSVLAALLGVATPVLAGRVVNDIVGGAAPRVVITLAVVIGLIAVVDAVLGVLIRWLSSRIGEGLILDLRTAVFDHVQRMPVAFFTRTRTGALVSRLNNDVIGAQRAFSDTLSGVITNLVTLALTLAVMVRISWQITLLALVLLPVFVVPARRMGNRLAGLQREAAGLNAAMSTQMTERFSAPGATLVKLFGRPRQESDEFELRARRVRDIGVRTAMLQTVFVTSLTLVSALALALVYGLGGWYALRGQLDAGAVVSLSLLLTRLYTPLTALASARMEIMAALVSFERVFEVLDLKPLIEDAPDAVAVPGGPVAVELDDVTFGYPAADKVSLASLEDVATLDTRGGVDVLHNVSLRAEPGQLVALVGSSGAGKSTVAQLVSRLYDVDSGAVRLNGTDVRDLSTTSLRDTVGLVTQDGHLFHTTIRANLALARPEATTDELWDALQRARLRDLVESLPDGLDTVVGERGYRLSGGERQRLTIARLLLKQPRVVILDEATASLDSTSEAAVQEALSEALAGRTALVIAHRLSTIRAADQILVLEDGRIIERGNHTELLAAGGRYAELYRTQFADEPATVAA; translated from the coding sequence GTGAGTATCGAATCGGTGGCGTGGAGCCAGATGTACCGGCGGGCGAACGCGCCGGAAGAGCAGCGGCCGTTCCGCCTGGCCACCGCGCGCCGCATTCTCCGGTTCGCCGCCCCGCATCGGCGGCGGATCGGTGCGTTCCTGCTGTTCAGCGTGCTCGCCGCGCTGCTCGGCGTGGCGACACCGGTGCTGGCCGGGCGGGTGGTCAACGACATCGTCGGCGGGGCCGCGCCGCGCGTCGTGATCACCCTGGCCGTCGTGATCGGACTGATCGCCGTGGTCGATGCCGTGCTCGGCGTGCTGATCCGATGGTTGTCCTCGCGCATCGGCGAGGGCCTGATCCTGGATCTGCGAACCGCGGTGTTCGATCACGTGCAGCGGATGCCGGTCGCGTTCTTCACCCGGACCAGGACCGGCGCGCTGGTCAGCCGGTTGAACAACGACGTCATCGGCGCGCAGCGCGCGTTCAGCGACACGCTGTCCGGGGTCATCACGAACCTGGTGACCTTGGCGCTCACGCTCGCGGTGATGGTGCGGATCTCGTGGCAGATCACCCTGCTGGCCCTGGTCCTGCTCCCGGTCTTCGTGGTGCCCGCCCGCCGGATGGGTAATCGGCTGGCCGGCCTGCAACGCGAGGCGGCGGGTCTCAACGCGGCCATGAGCACCCAGATGACCGAACGGTTCTCCGCGCCGGGTGCGACGCTGGTGAAGCTGTTCGGCAGGCCGCGGCAGGAGTCCGACGAGTTCGAGCTGCGCGCCCGCCGGGTCCGCGATATCGGCGTCCGGACCGCGATGTTGCAGACCGTGTTCGTCACCTCGCTGACCCTGGTGTCGGCGCTCGCGCTCGCCCTGGTTTACGGCCTCGGCGGGTGGTACGCGCTGCGCGGCCAGCTCGACGCGGGCGCGGTCGTCTCGCTGTCGCTGCTGCTCACCAGGCTCTACACCCCGCTGACCGCGCTGGCCAGCGCCCGGATGGAGATCATGGCCGCGCTGGTGAGCTTCGAGCGGGTGTTCGAGGTGCTGGATCTGAAACCGCTCATCGAGGACGCGCCCGATGCGGTCGCGGTGCCCGGCGGGCCGGTCGCGGTGGAGCTGGACGATGTCACCTTCGGCTACCCGGCCGCCGACAAGGTCTCGCTCGCCTCGCTGGAAGACGTGGCGACGTTGGACACCCGCGGCGGGGTCGACGTGCTGCACAACGTCTCGCTGCGCGCCGAACCCGGCCAGCTCGTCGCGCTGGTCGGCTCGTCCGGCGCGGGCAAATCCACGGTCGCGCAGCTGGTTTCGCGGCTGTACGACGTGGACAGCGGCGCGGTGCGGCTGAACGGCACCGACGTCCGGGACCTGAGCACCACCTCCCTGCGCGATACGGTCGGCCTGGTGACCCAGGACGGGCACCTGTTCCACACCACGATCCGCGCGAATCTGGCGCTGGCCCGCCCGGAGGCGACCACCGACGAACTCTGGGATGCCTTGCAGCGCGCCCGGTTACGCGACCTGGTCGAATCGTTGCCCGACGGGCTCGACACCGTGGTCGGCGAGCGGGGTTACCGCCTCTCCGGCGGCGAACGGCAGCGCCTGACCATCGCCCGCCTGCTGTTGAAGCAGCCGCGCGTCGTCATCCTGGACGAGGCGACCGCCTCGCTCGACTCCACTTCCGAAGCCGCGGTGCAGGAGGCGCTCTCCGAAGCGCTGGCGGGCCGGACCGCGCTGGTCATCGCGCACCGGTTGTCCACCATCCGCGCCGCCGATCAGATCCTGGTGCTGGAAGACGGCCGAATCATCGAGCGCGGCAACCACACCGAACTGCTGGCCGCCGGGGGACGGTACGCCGAGCTGTACCGGACCCAGTTCGCCGACGAACCGGCGACCGTCGCGGCCTGA
- a CDS encoding type II toxin-antitoxin system VapC family toxin, translating to MIILDTNVLSELLRPAPDPNVLAWMDSWPADELATTAVSAAELWHGVARLPDGRRKTALAYVIDAMVEEDLRDRVEAFDVHAAARFAEIAADRARQGRPIAVSDGQIAAICHTRGAALATRNTKDFVDTGIEVIDPWANR from the coding sequence ATGATCATCCTCGACACCAATGTGCTGTCCGAACTTCTGCGCCCGGCACCCGATCCCAATGTCCTCGCGTGGATGGACTCTTGGCCCGCCGACGAACTCGCGACCACCGCGGTGAGCGCTGCCGAACTCTGGCACGGCGTGGCTCGGCTACCCGACGGACGGCGAAAGACCGCGCTGGCCTATGTCATCGACGCGATGGTCGAGGAGGATCTCCGCGACCGGGTCGAGGCGTTCGATGTGCACGCGGCGGCACGGTTCGCGGAGATCGCTGCCGATCGGGCGCGACAGGGGCGGCCCATCGCCGTCTCGGATGGACAGATCGCGGCGATCTGCCACACCCGCGGGGCCGCCCTCGCCACGCGCAACACGAAAGATTTCGTCGACACCGGTATCGAGGTCATCGACCCCTGGGCGAATCGCTGA
- a CDS encoding DUF1707 SHOCT-like domain-containing protein: MTKRRGSDSTGGGRVPEVPAAPPARLPAIRVGDADRETAARLLHLAVEEGRLDLPELDRRLVLVYSAQTSTDLAAVTSDLPSAAVAGEPIELRTGSGTRKKAGRWIVPAEITAECSSGSIVIDFTQAICPHREITVHAAVGSGKITLLVPRGWWIDLDRVQSKSGSVRNKAIGPVRPGAPLLRVDGQVRSGTLLAKYPRRPRRSFADWLRGRPRPPA; encoded by the coding sequence ATGACGAAGCGGCGCGGCAGCGATTCGACGGGCGGCGGCCGGGTGCCCGAGGTGCCCGCAGCCCCGCCCGCTCGACTGCCCGCGATCCGAGTGGGCGACGCCGACCGGGAGACCGCCGCGCGGTTGCTGCACCTCGCGGTCGAGGAGGGCCGGCTGGACCTGCCCGAACTGGACCGTAGGCTGGTCCTGGTCTACTCCGCGCAGACCAGTACCGACCTGGCGGCCGTGACCTCGGATCTGCCGAGCGCCGCGGTCGCGGGTGAGCCGATCGAATTGCGCACGGGCAGCGGCACCCGCAAGAAGGCGGGGCGGTGGATCGTCCCGGCCGAGATCACCGCCGAATGTTCTTCCGGCAGTATCGTCATCGACTTCACGCAGGCGATCTGCCCGCATCGCGAGATCACGGTGCACGCGGCGGTCGGGTCCGGCAAGATCACGCTGCTGGTGCCGCGCGGCTGGTGGATCGATCTCGACCGAGTGCAGAGCAAGAGCGGCAGTGTGCGGAACAAGGCGATCGGGCCGGTGCGGCCGGGTGCGCCACTGCTGCGGGTCGACGGGCAGGTCCGTTCGGGCACCCTGCTCGCGAAATATCCGCGCCGGCCGCGGCGCTCCTTCGCGGACTGGCTACGCGGCCGCCCGCGTCCTCCCGCCTGA
- a CDS encoding DNA-3-methyladenine glycosylase family protein: MHSATVEPGTGPTGQARTVTSDRPIDLASTIAPLRRGAGDPCHRTTPDGAHWHASRMASGPVTYRLTQSGPCAVRAQAWGPGTEEFLDGLAHMLCLDEDLDGFAPDHPKLVEAHRRFPGLRMLRTGLVFEALVPAVLEQKVHTVAARASWRKLVRQFGDPAPGPAPEGMRVAPDAQTWRRVPSWAFHRANVGPQRAQTIVRAARVASSLERAADVDPVEAARRVRTITGIGVWTAAEIAQRAFGDADALSVGDFHLAAVVGWTLLGHPIDDDTMVEYLEPLRPHRYRAVRLLEISGQAHRPKFGPRTPITDHTWH; this comes from the coding sequence ATGCACAGCGCGACGGTCGAGCCGGGAACCGGTCCCACCGGTCAGGCCAGGACCGTCACCTCCGACCGTCCGATCGACCTGGCCAGCACCATCGCTCCGCTGCGCCGCGGCGCCGGAGATCCGTGCCATCGCACGACCCCGGACGGCGCGCACTGGCACGCCTCCCGGATGGCTTCGGGGCCGGTCACCTACCGGCTGACCCAGTCGGGTCCGTGCGCGGTGCGAGCGCAAGCCTGGGGTCCGGGGACCGAAGAGTTCCTGGACGGGCTCGCACACATGCTCTGCCTGGACGAGGACCTGGACGGCTTCGCGCCGGATCATCCCAAGCTCGTCGAGGCCCATCGCCGATTCCCCGGCTTGCGCATGCTGCGCACCGGGTTGGTGTTCGAGGCGCTGGTACCGGCGGTGCTGGAGCAGAAGGTGCACACCGTCGCGGCGCGCGCCTCGTGGCGAAAGCTGGTGCGGCAGTTCGGCGATCCCGCGCCGGGACCGGCGCCGGAGGGCATGCGGGTGGCGCCGGACGCACAGACCTGGCGGCGCGTGCCGTCCTGGGCGTTTCACCGGGCCAACGTCGGCCCGCAGCGCGCGCAGACCATCGTGCGCGCCGCCCGGGTGGCGAGTTCGCTGGAACGCGCGGCCGATGTCGACCCGGTCGAGGCGGCGCGCCGAGTGCGGACCATCACCGGTATCGGGGTGTGGACCGCCGCCGAGATCGCCCAGCGGGCGTTCGGCGACGCGGACGCGCTGTCGGTCGGCGACTTCCACCTCGCCGCCGTGGTGGGCTGGACGCTGCTCGGCCATCCGATCGACGACGACACCATGGTCGAATACCTGGAACCGCTACGGCCGCACCGCTATCGGGCAGTGCGGCTGCTGGAGATCAGCGGGCAGGCGCACCGGCCCAAGTTCGGGCCGCGCACCCCGATCACCGATCACACCTGGCACTGA
- a CDS encoding FAD-binding and (Fe-S)-binding domain-containing protein, translated as MVTEDRVLAALRGRLTGEVDTSQRRRAEYASDASNYRVPPRAVIFPRGDEDVRTTLEFARDEGLPVTARGGGTSVAGNAIGPGLVLDFSRHMRQIVELDPQTRLARVQPGVVLAQLQSAAKQYGLRFGPDPSTQNRCTLGGMIGNNACGPRAVAWGRTSDTVRELRILDGTGVERRLTDELSVLPGLAEFTGANLAVLRTDLGRFDRQASGYGLEHLLPERGSSVAKAFVGSEGTCGLLLDATVELVALPRATVLTVLGYPDIATAADDVAAVLACKPTAVEGIDARLVDAVRTHRGTVPELPRGGGWLFVETAGESRDEAMAGADQLRRSAAAVDARIVTDPVAAAALWHIRADGAGLAGRTPDGHPAWPGWEDAAVPPERLGAYLRDFAELTRAHGVDGLLYGHIGDGCIHVRLDLPIAEAPQRFRRFLFDAAELVVRHGGSLSGEHGDGRARSELLALMYSRPVLDVFAGYKALFDPDNVLNPGVLVAPRPLDADLRVAGLPLLPAAGGFAFPHDNGDLSTAVHRCVGVGKCRADTRASGGFMCPSYLATRDEKDSTRGRSRVLQEVARGALTWSSDAVAESLDLCLSCKACASDCPAGVDVATYKSEALYRRYRRRPRPLDHYSLGWLPRWLSLATRVPRAANALAEIGPLRRIGLRAAGIDPRRPVPRLADRSFRRRWRDLGDEPFAPGQAHPDAAAQRPEVMLWVDTFTDAFDPEIAMAAARLVHSLGYRVRIPARRVCCGLTWISTGQLDGARARLRATLDALDEHVRGGGIVLGLEPSCTAVLRSDLPELLPEDPRAAPTARAVRTLAEFLTDQPDWRPPRRSDHSVVVQPHCHQHAVLGFDADRQLLTRMGITVTEITGCCGLAGNFGMQRGHYDISVAVAENGLLPALRTAAAETVFLADGFSCRTQAAQLADRPARHLAQFLVQ; from the coding sequence GTGGTGACCGAGGACCGGGTGCTGGCGGCGTTGCGGGGGCGACTCACGGGTGAGGTCGATACATCGCAGCGGCGACGGGCGGAGTATGCGTCGGACGCGTCGAACTATCGGGTGCCGCCGCGGGCCGTGATCTTTCCGCGCGGCGACGAGGACGTGCGGACCACGCTGGAATTCGCCCGCGACGAAGGCCTGCCGGTGACCGCGCGCGGCGGCGGCACCTCGGTGGCGGGCAATGCGATCGGCCCCGGACTGGTGCTGGATTTCAGCAGGCATATGCGGCAGATCGTCGAACTCGATCCGCAGACCCGCCTCGCCCGGGTGCAGCCCGGCGTGGTGCTGGCGCAATTACAGAGCGCCGCAAAGCAATACGGGCTGCGGTTCGGCCCCGACCCCTCCACGCAGAACCGGTGCACCCTCGGCGGGATGATCGGCAACAACGCCTGCGGCCCGCGCGCGGTGGCCTGGGGACGCACCTCGGATACGGTGCGGGAACTGCGCATTCTCGACGGCACCGGCGTCGAGCGGCGACTCACGGACGAGCTGTCCGTGCTACCGGGGCTGGCCGAATTCACCGGGGCGAACCTCGCGGTACTGCGCACCGACCTGGGCCGCTTCGATCGGCAGGCGTCGGGGTACGGACTCGAACATCTTCTGCCCGAACGGGGTTCGTCGGTCGCGAAGGCGTTCGTCGGGTCGGAGGGCACCTGCGGCCTGCTGCTCGACGCCACCGTCGAGCTGGTCGCATTGCCGCGGGCGACCGTGCTCACGGTGCTCGGCTACCCCGATATCGCCACTGCCGCAGATGATGTCGCCGCCGTGCTGGCCTGCAAACCGACCGCCGTCGAAGGCATCGATGCGCGGCTGGTCGACGCGGTGCGCACCCATCGCGGCACCGTGCCCGAGCTGCCGCGCGGCGGCGGGTGGCTGTTCGTGGAGACCGCGGGCGAGAGCCGGGACGAGGCCATGGCCGGGGCCGACCAGCTACGCCGCTCGGCCGCGGCGGTGGACGCGCGCATCGTCACGGATCCGGTTGCAGCGGCGGCGCTTTGGCACATCCGCGCAGACGGCGCGGGGTTGGCCGGTCGCACACCGGACGGGCATCCGGCCTGGCCCGGCTGGGAAGACGCGGCGGTGCCACCGGAACGACTCGGCGCCTACCTGCGGGATTTCGCCGAGTTGACGCGGGCCCACGGGGTGGACGGGCTGCTATACGGCCACATCGGCGACGGCTGCATTCACGTGCGGCTCGACCTTCCGATCGCCGAGGCCCCGCAACGTTTCCGGCGGTTCCTGTTCGACGCCGCCGAATTGGTGGTGCGCCACGGCGGCTCACTGTCCGGTGAACACGGCGACGGCCGCGCGCGCTCGGAGTTGCTCGCGCTCATGTACTCCCGGCCGGTGCTCGACGTATTCGCCGGGTACAAGGCACTTTTCGATCCGGACAACGTGCTCAACCCCGGCGTGCTGGTGGCGCCGCGACCGCTCGACGCCGATCTGCGGGTGGCCGGGCTGCCCCTGTTGCCCGCCGCGGGCGGGTTCGCGTTCCCGCACGACAACGGTGATCTGAGCACGGCGGTGCACCGCTGCGTCGGCGTCGGGAAGTGCCGCGCGGACACCCGCGCGAGCGGCGGCTTCATGTGCCCGTCCTATCTGGCCACCAGGGATGAGAAGGACAGCACCCGCGGTCGGTCGCGGGTGCTGCAGGAGGTGGCCCGTGGCGCGCTGACGTGGTCGTCCGACGCGGTAGCCGAGTCCCTCGATCTGTGCCTGTCCTGCAAGGCCTGCGCCTCGGACTGCCCGGCCGGGGTCGACGTCGCCACCTACAAATCCGAGGCGCTGTATCGCCGTTACCGGCGCAGGCCGCGGCCGCTCGACCACTATTCGCTCGGGTGGTTGCCGCGGTGGCTGTCCCTGGCGACAAGAGTGCCGCGGGCCGCCAACGCGCTCGCCGAGATAGGTCCCCTGCGGCGAATCGGGTTGCGCGCGGCGGGGATCGACCCGCGCAGGCCGGTGCCAAGGCTCGCGGACCGCAGCTTCCGGCGGAGGTGGCGCGACCTCGGTGACGAGCCTTTCGCGCCCGGGCAAGCACATCCAGACGCGGCAGCGCAACGGCCCGAGGTGATGCTCTGGGTGGATACCTTCACCGACGCGTTCGACCCCGAGATAGCCATGGCCGCAGCGCGATTGGTGCACTCGCTCGGCTATCGGGTGCGCATTCCCGCCCGGCGGGTGTGCTGCGGGCTCACCTGGATCAGCACCGGACAGTTGGACGGTGCGCGGGCGCGGTTGCGCGCCACGCTGGACGCACTGGACGAACACGTCCGCGGCGGCGGCATCGTGCTCGGCCTGGAGCCCTCGTGCACCGCGGTCCTGCGATCCGACCTGCCCGAACTGCTGCCGGAGGATCCGCGCGCGGCGCCGACGGCACGGGCGGTACGCACGCTCGCCGAATTCCTGACCGACCAACCGGACTGGCGCCCGCCGCGCCGCTCGGACCATTCGGTGGTGGTGCAGCCGCATTGTCACCAGCACGCGGTGCTCGGCTTCGACGCCGATCGCCAACTGTTAACCAGAATGGGAATTACGGTGACCGAAATCACCGGCTGTTGCGGTCTGGCCGGAAACTTCGGAATGCAACGCGGCCATTACGACATTTCGGTCGCGGTGGCTGAGAACGGCCTGCTGCCCGCCCTGCGGACCGCGGCGGCGGAGACGGTATTCCTCGCCGACGGCTTCTCCTGCCGTACCCAGGCGGCCCAGCTGGCCGACCGCCCCGCCCGCCATCTGGCGCAGTTCCTGGTGCAGTAG